The genomic segment AATCCTGACCTTTATTATTTCGTGAATCTCGAGACCTATTCAATTGATCGGTTAGGTAGCGAAGCAGGTCAGGATCTACTCAACCGGGCGCATCGGATGATGAAAGAGGACACACTCGTTGAGTTTCCAGATTTTCTTCGACCCCGAGCGGTTGGGGCGCTGACAGAAGAACTGACTGCGTTGGACTCGAGTGCTCATCGGATCGACTACATGAGCACACCTTATGGTTGGATGGACAATTCAGGATTCGCGCCTGACCATCCGCGCTCCGCGCTTTTCCGACGCAACTGCGGCACCATCACAACCGAGTTGTTTTCTGAGCACTCCTTGTCGCAAAGACTCTTCCGGGTCGATGAACTGACCGAGTTTGTTCGTCGTATGTTGGGCTATGAAACGCTGTATCGTTCAGCCTGCCCGGTATTGTCTATTCAAGTGAATACCATGCTTGGAGGTGACCGATTCGGCTGGCATTTTGATACAAACGACGGTGTCGTGTCGTTCATGATTCAAAATGCAGACACCGGCGGTGCCTTTGAGTACGTTCCACTCATTCGTGACGAGGATGATGAGAACTACGACGTGATGTCCAATGTGTTCGACGGATCACATGAGCCACGTCGCCCAGCTATAAGTGTGGGGACGCTGTCGTTGTTTCTAGGGCGGCGTTCTATACACCGAGTGGCACCGGTTGGCGCGACCAAGCGGTCCCGACTTAGCTTACTCTTCAGTTATGACCGCGCACCGGGAATGGTGTTTCCTGCCAAGACTTGTCAACGCATCACTAGTCCGTCTGACGAACCTTATTTGGGGGCACTAACGAAGCAGGAGTAGCTAGCTAGATGTTAGCAGCGCCTATCCCAACCTCCCCACCAAATCTTCACTTCGGCCTGAAAATTATCCACTTATACTGCCTATACGCTGACCCGCCTGGAGACTTACATGCCGCTAACCTATTTTGAAAAGACGACTGAGACAAGAAGCGTTGTGGAAGCGCTTCGGCATGACGGTGCCGTCGTGGTTACCGATGTCGCAGAGCCCGGTCTCGTCGACGCAATCATGGAGGAATTGCGTCCTCGCCTCGACAAGTCCGGGCTCGATACCCGCGGTGACTTTAACGGCGACCGGACGCTGCGGGTCGAGGCCAGCGTTCTCTGCACGGCGCCCAGTGCGGCTGATCTCGTGGATCACGATCTGGTGGTTCGCGTTGCCGACGAGATTTTATTGCCGCATTGTGCGGCCTACCAGGTTGGCAGCATGTCGGCGATCGAACTTCTGCCTGGCGAGTCTGCTCAGGCATTGCACCGGGACGATTCCCTTTACCCGATCCAGAACGCCGGGATGGAGCTTCAGATCGGGGTCATGTGGGCGTTTGACGACTTTACCGAGGAGAACGGTGGCACGCGCGTTGTACTGGGCAGTCACCGCTTCATGCGCTCTTGGCATCTGCCAGACGTCTCCGATTGGGAAGCGGCCGTA from the Gammaproteobacteria bacterium genome contains:
- a CDS encoding 2OG-Fe(II) oxygenase is translated as NPDLYYFVNLETYSIDRLGSEAGQDLLNRAHRMMKEDTLVEFPDFLRPRAVGALTEELTALDSSAHRIDYMSTPYGWMDNSGFAPDHPRSALFRRNCGTITTELFSEHSLSQRLFRVDELTEFVRRMLGYETLYRSACPVLSIQVNTMLGGDRFGWHFDTNDGVVSFMIQNADTGGAFEYVPLIRDEDDENYDVMSNVFDGSHEPRRPAISVGTLSLFLGRRSIHRVAPVGATKRSRLSLLFSYDRAPGMVFPAKTCQRITSPSDEPYLGALTKQE
- a CDS encoding phytanoyl-CoA dioxygenase family protein, with the protein product MPLTYFEKTTETRSVVEALRHDGAVVVTDVAEPGLVDAIMEELRPRLDKSGLDTRGDFNGDRTLRVEASVLCTAPSAADLVDHDLVVRVADEILLPHCAAYQVGSMSAIELLPGESAQALHRDDSLYPIQNAGMELQIGVMWAFDDFTEENGGTRVVLGSHRFMRSWHLPDVSDWEAAVMPKGSALFYMGSTWHGSGANRSSARRAGLINTYSLGWLRQESNQYLEMPPEIAARFGPRLRALLGYTPHGSGDDQIGNFRGDCPAWVETPPEPAWRDERGQVGTAADAKRQAGV